A portion of the Clostridium gelidum genome contains these proteins:
- the hisZ gene encoding ATP phosphoribosyltransferase regulatory subunit — MNKKNMLPEGTRDLILDECVIKRSLERDIDEIFEKWGYKEVITPTLEFYETFNYNSQTLREEDMYKFFDNRGRILVLRPDMTIPIARVVETKLKDAELPIKLRYTSNVFRVHESLGGKRNEYTDCGVELIGIEDKKSDLEVLVLALEALKKLGLNDFKLEIGNIGFFNGAFKNLEIDQKHIEVIAQFIEDKNLKNLEDYIDALDIKEEYKKFFNKLPWMFGDKNILEEAKKLAFNNEVKENLEYLEVLYSQLEALGYGENVTFDLGMVPRLNYYTGMIFRGYGEGVGNTLLRGGRYDRLIKSSNNYVPAIGFSIDINSVIENGKLNKNLNEDENIYKIYYSEKNRIEAIKKSEELRKQGYIVDLLPKEDIEEMKIVKGGEL, encoded by the coding sequence ATGAATAAAAAAAATATGCTTCCTGAAGGGACAAGAGATTTAATATTAGATGAATGTGTTATAAAGAGATCTTTAGAAAGAGATATAGACGAAATTTTTGAAAAATGGGGATACAAAGAGGTTATAACTCCAACGTTAGAGTTTTATGAAACATTTAACTATAATTCTCAAACTTTAAGAGAAGAAGATATGTATAAGTTCTTTGATAATAGAGGACGTATATTAGTCTTAAGACCAGATATGACAATTCCAATAGCTAGAGTGGTAGAAACAAAGCTTAAGGATGCAGAATTACCTATAAAGCTAAGATATACTTCTAATGTATTTAGAGTTCATGAAAGTCTTGGTGGAAAAAGAAATGAGTATACAGATTGCGGTGTTGAACTTATAGGGATTGAAGATAAAAAGTCTGACTTAGAAGTTTTAGTTCTAGCTTTAGAAGCTTTAAAGAAGCTTGGATTAAATGATTTTAAACTTGAAATAGGTAATATTGGGTTTTTTAATGGGGCATTTAAAAATTTAGAAATAGATCAAAAACATATAGAAGTTATTGCTCAATTTATAGAAGATAAAAATTTAAAGAACTTAGAAGATTATATAGATGCCTTAGATATTAAAGAAGAATATAAGAAATTCTTTAACAAATTACCTTGGATGTTTGGGGATAAGAATATTTTAGAAGAAGCTAAGAAATTAGCATTTAATAATGAGGTAAAAGAAAACTTAGAGTATTTAGAAGTTTTATATTCACAATTAGAAGCGCTTGGATATGGAGAAAATGTAACTTTTGATTTAGGAATGGTTCCAAGGCTTAACTATTATACAGGAATGATTTTCAGAGGGTATGGTGAGGGTGTAGGAAATACACTTTTAAGAGGCGGAAGATATGACAGATTAATTAAATCTTCTAATAATTATGTTCCTGCTATAGGATTTTCAATAGATATTAATTCTGTAATTGAAAATGGGAAGCTTAATAAAAACTTAAATGAAGATGAAAATATATATAAGATATATTATAGTGAAAAAAATAGAATTGAAGCTATAAAAAAGAGTGAAGAACTTAGAAAACAAGGATATATAGTTGATTTATTGCCAAAAGAAGATATTGAAGAAATGAAAATTGTTAAAGGAGGAGAACTGTAA
- a CDS encoding YoaK family protein produces MIIKDMHITKEKKIQVPTKTSESVRLGVLLAIVGGFLDGYTFICRGGVFANAQTGNIVLFGVDITKGNFRQAFMAFLPILAFIIGILVTEKIKDFRFPSSISVTYSDRIILLIEIIVLFIIGFIPSTVPDAFVTIPISFVSSVQIASFAKLVDSPYSTTMCTGNLRSASQAAYKTFVKKDSNSSIITARYAIVIFSFIIGCCFSGILTSQVGVKSIWFAVIILILSLSLFSIDEYRFKSHEKGTEKSEKKPFEIVG; encoded by the coding sequence TTGATTATTAAAGATATGCACATAACTAAAGAAAAAAAAATTCAAGTACCTACTAAAACTTCTGAATCTGTTCGACTTGGAGTTCTCCTTGCGATAGTTGGAGGCTTTTTGGATGGATATACTTTTATATGTAGAGGTGGTGTTTTTGCTAATGCCCAAACTGGAAATATTGTGCTATTTGGTGTAGACATTACAAAGGGAAACTTTAGACAAGCTTTTATGGCTTTTTTGCCCATTTTAGCTTTTATAATTGGGATATTAGTAACTGAAAAAATAAAAGACTTTAGATTTCCATCATCTATTTCTGTTACATATTCGGATCGTATTATTTTACTCATTGAAATCATAGTTCTTTTTATTATAGGATTTATACCATCTACTGTACCTGATGCATTTGTAACCATTCCAATTTCATTTGTTTCTTCGGTTCAAATTGCTTCATTTGCAAAGCTGGTTGATTCACCTTATAGCACAACTATGTGTACAGGTAATTTGAGATCTGCATCACAAGCAGCTTATAAAACTTTTGTAAAAAAGGATAGTAATTCATCTATTATAACTGCTCGCTATGCAATAGTAATATTTTCTTTTATAATTGGATGTTGTTTTTCTGGAATCTTAACTTCACAAGTTGGAGTTAAATCAATATGGTTTGCTGTAATAATATTAATTTTATCTTTGAGTTTATTTAGCATAGATGAATATAGATTTAAGTCACATGAAAAAGGAACAGAAAAATCAGAAAAGAAACCTTTTGAAATAGTAGGTTAA